One segment of Capnocytophaga sp. oral taxon 878 DNA contains the following:
- a CDS encoding DUF3467 domain-containing protein has product MEDLQEIHEGRENEGLSLELDDKVAEGIYSNLAVINHSATEFVVDFVSVMPGMPKGKVRSRIVLTPDHAKRLLNALADNIQKFENAYGKIVDNNNRHAIPLFGMTGEA; this is encoded by the coding sequence ATGGAAGATTTACAAGAAATACACGAAGGGCGTGAAAACGAAGGACTAAGTCTTGAGTTGGACGATAAAGTAGCTGAAGGCATTTACTCTAATTTGGCTGTTATTAACCACTCGGCGACTGAGTTTGTAGTTGACTTTGTAAGTGTTATGCCAGGTATGCCTAAAGGAAAGGTGCGTAGCCGTATAGTGCTAACTCCTGACCATGCCAAGCGCTTACTTAACGCTCTTGCCGATAACATTCAAAAATTTGAGAATGCTTATGGTAAAATTGTTGATAACAACAACCGCCATGCGATTCCGTTATTTGGAATGACTGGGGAAGCATAG
- a CDS encoding porin family protein has product MKKIIATFAMVIAMMGVANAQEFKVGAKGGLNLATFGDISTGVVKTSFGFKPSYYFGAFIEYGFNEQLWAEVGIAYSSQGAKTKSVETTLGGISVKTDVSDTSTTINQLNVPIWLKYDIAGFRPKVGVNLGFAANAKGTVGSNSTTIDLDKTFDFGAALGAEYNFPMGLFVEAAYTHGFTEITSKGANKGFKNRVVQIGVGYKF; this is encoded by the coding sequence ATGAAGAAAATTATTGCAACTTTTGCTATGGTGATAGCAATGATGGGCGTGGCTAACGCTCAAGAGTTTAAAGTAGGTGCTAAAGGAGGCTTGAACCTTGCTACTTTTGGTGATATTAGTACTGGTGTAGTTAAAACTAGTTTTGGTTTTAAACCTAGTTATTATTTTGGAGCTTTTATTGAATATGGCTTTAACGAACAACTTTGGGCAGAAGTAGGTATAGCTTATTCTTCACAAGGAGCTAAAACAAAATCTGTTGAAACAACTTTGGGAGGGATTAGTGTAAAAACAGATGTTAGTGATACATCTACAACTATAAACCAGCTAAATGTGCCTATCTGGCTGAAATATGACATTGCAGGATTCCGCCCTAAAGTAGGTGTTAACTTAGGTTTTGCTGCTAATGCTAAAGGTACAGTAGGAAGCAATAGCACTACTATTGATTTAGACAAAACATTTGATTTTGGTGCTGCGCTTGGTGCTGAATATAACTTCCCTATGGGCTTATTTGTAGAGGCAGCGTATACTCACGGCTTTACTGAAATAACTAGTAAAGGGGCTAATAAAGGTTTTAAAAACCGTGTGGTACAAATAGGTGTAGGTTATAAATTTTAA
- a CDS encoding cytochrome c3 family protein, translating into MKKIILTIIIVFGFLATTYLLYSYLMQIGVDEGYEPVQPIHFSHKIHAGDNQIDCKYCHSAARSSAVAGVPSLNVCMGCHNTISEYEGEEDLANGYTKDFYTAEIKKLYTAVGWDEQQFKYTGKEQAVEWIRIHKLPDFTYFNHSQHVTVAGLKCDACHGAVDKMEVVRQEAPLTMGWCVECHRTSKVNMEHPYYANYEQVHRQLAKTMQLDSLTVEHLGGLECAKCHY; encoded by the coding sequence TTGAAGAAAATCATTCTTACTATAATAATTGTTTTTGGCTTTTTAGCTACTACATATCTGCTATACTCTTATTTGATGCAAATAGGTGTAGATGAGGGGTATGAGCCTGTGCAGCCTATTCATTTTTCGCATAAAATACATGCGGGTGATAATCAAATAGATTGTAAATACTGTCATTCGGCAGCAAGAAGCTCGGCTGTGGCGGGGGTGCCTTCGCTGAATGTGTGTATGGGTTGCCATAATACGATTTCGGAATATGAGGGTGAGGAAGATCTTGCTAACGGCTATACTAAAGATTTTTATACGGCTGAAATTAAAAAGTTATATACGGCTGTTGGTTGGGATGAACAGCAGTTTAAGTACACAGGTAAAGAGCAGGCGGTAGAATGGATACGTATTCATAAGTTGCCTGATTTTACTTATTTTAATCATTCCCAGCATGTGACAGTAGCAGGACTTAAATGTGATGCTTGCCATGGGGCAGTTGATAAAATGGAGGTAGTACGCCAGGAAGCACCACTTACAATGGGTTGGTGTGTGGAGTGCCATCGTACAAGCAAGGTGAATATGGAACATCCTTATTATGCCAACTATGAGCAGGTGCACCGCCAGTTGGCCAAAACAATGCAGCTTGATTCGCTTACGGTGGAGCATTTGGGAGGATTGGAGTGTGCAAAATGTCATTATTAA
- a CDS encoding ComF family protein translates to MMLNDLTSILLVKYCLGCGRILQKQEQVLCLGCRERLCETGFEQVPHNPLEQLLSHRCELNAATSLFFFEKNKLAQLLIHKLKYEGQEQVGRWLGLWLGRRLAQSRQFEGVEMVVPVPLHPKKLHKRGYNQVTKLGKAIAETMGVVFDDNLLVKKTASTTQTHKFVWKRYDENDHIFAIQNPQKLATKHILLVDDVITTGSTIERCYQALMDAEDVKVSVASIACAIIS, encoded by the coding sequence ATGATGCTGAATGATTTAACCTCTATATTATTAGTAAAATACTGTTTGGGCTGCGGTAGAATATTGCAGAAGCAAGAACAGGTTCTGTGCTTGGGGTGTAGAGAACGGCTTTGTGAAACGGGATTTGAGCAAGTGCCACATAACCCATTGGAGCAGCTTCTTTCACACAGGTGTGAGTTAAATGCAGCTACATCTTTATTCTTCTTTGAAAAGAATAAATTGGCACAGCTTTTGATACATAAGTTAAAGTACGAAGGGCAGGAACAAGTAGGACGTTGGCTGGGCTTGTGGTTAGGCAGGCGTCTTGCTCAAAGTCGCCAATTTGAAGGTGTTGAAATGGTAGTACCTGTGCCTCTGCACCCAAAAAAGCTGCACAAACGTGGTTATAATCAGGTAACTAAGCTTGGTAAAGCCATTGCAGAGACTATGGGTGTTGTTTTTGATGATAACTTATTGGTGAAAAAGACAGCGAGCACTACCCAAACTCACAAATTTGTATGGAAGCGATATGATGAGAATGATCATATTTTTGCAATACAAAACCCTCAAAAATTAGCTACTAAGCACATTTTATTGGTAGATGATGTAATTACTACAGGATCAACAATTGAACGTTGTTATCAAGCATTAATGGATGCAGAAGATGTGAAAGTAAGTGTTGCTTCTATAGCTTGTGCTATAATAAGTTAA